A region of Lycium barbarum isolate Lr01 chromosome 3, ASM1917538v2, whole genome shotgun sequence DNA encodes the following proteins:
- the LOC132632145 gene encoding auxin-responsive protein SAUR32-like, producing MGTGEKHHHHHHHLNFHFHVPHISFHHHNGKKELKNIPKGCLAVIVGQGEEQQRFVIPVNYINHPLFLQLLKEAEKEYGFDHKGPINIPCHVEEFRHVQGLIAKENPHHHHHHHNHHWCFKA from the coding sequence ATGGGTACCGGAGAAaaacaccatcatcatcatcatcatctgaaTTTCCATTTTCACGTGCCACACATTAGCTTTCATCATCATAATGGGAAGAAAGAATTGAAGAATATACCAAAAGGGTGTCTTGCAGTTATAGTAGGTCAAGGAGAAGAACAACAGAGGTTTGTTATCCCTGTGAATTATATCAACCATCCCTTGTTCTTGCAGCTACTCAAAGAAGCAGAAAAAGAATACGGATTTGATCATAAAGGACCGATTAATATTCCTTGTCATGTTGAAGAGTTTCGCCATGTTCAAGGCTTGATTGCTAAGGAAAATCcacatcatcaccatcatcatcataatcatcattggTGCTTCAAGGCCtga